A stretch of the Gimesia sp. genome encodes the following:
- a CDS encoding CRTAC1 family protein: protein MIRNTVLLLLTLLAFQGCNSQPSGTTDGPLAEVDPPAANAPDQPSVLPESSPFRFTDITGASGVEFTYYGNPSPQHYMVEQNGGGVACFDYDQDGQLDLFFSNGSHFDQPADKAGQTNQLYRATGQPGEALQYTPVADHAGVNTSGFGMGVACGDFDNDGFVDLYLCAYGKNTFWQNNGDGTFTDITEQTETGDANHWGTSAAFGDLDGDGDLDLYVTNYVQYDESDPPCYTTLNGRRIKISCGPIGRTAEPDILYQNTGDGSFADRSSDAGITKPAAGKGLAVQIVDLDGDGLLDIFVANDMTDNFFFRNQGDFKFEEEALVQGVAVGDNGMPQSSMGIACADYNRNGRFDLFVTNFENSPNDFYEQIDSGIFLTSNTRLGLDTNSRPKLAFGTIAADFNLDQWPDLFIANGHIWDLNDGQTEHEYEMTQQIYLNQQGRRFVDVSQESGSYFQEQVLGRAVASADLDNDGDTDLVCLPELKPATLLQNDSPRTGNSVRIKLIGTSSAREPLGVTLNATVDGVEQIFCVPAGGSFQSSSDSRVIIPTGDAKQIESVTIVWPDGKSEHWKQIPVEPQVTLIQGIH, encoded by the coding sequence ATGATTCGCAACACGGTTCTCCTGCTACTGACTCTCCTGGCTTTCCAAGGTTGTAACAGTCAGCCTTCAGGCACAACCGACGGCCCTCTGGCTGAAGTCGATCCGCCTGCAGCAAACGCTCCTGATCAACCATCGGTTCTTCCAGAGTCGAGTCCATTTCGCTTCACAGACATCACCGGGGCCAGCGGTGTCGAATTTACTTATTATGGGAATCCCAGCCCTCAACATTACATGGTGGAGCAAAATGGAGGGGGTGTCGCCTGCTTTGACTATGATCAGGACGGGCAACTGGACCTGTTCTTTTCCAACGGTTCTCACTTTGATCAACCTGCAGACAAAGCAGGACAAACGAATCAACTGTATCGCGCAACGGGCCAGCCTGGGGAAGCTCTGCAATATACGCCCGTAGCAGACCACGCGGGAGTGAATACAAGCGGATTCGGCATGGGGGTCGCCTGTGGAGACTTTGACAACGATGGCTTTGTGGATCTCTATCTATGTGCTTATGGGAAAAATACGTTCTGGCAGAATAACGGTGACGGTACTTTCACAGACATTACAGAGCAGACAGAAACGGGAGACGCCAACCATTGGGGGACCAGTGCCGCCTTTGGTGACCTTGATGGTGACGGCGATCTCGATCTTTACGTCACGAATTATGTGCAGTATGACGAGTCAGACCCTCCCTGCTATACCACTTTGAATGGCAGGCGGATCAAAATTTCCTGTGGTCCCATTGGTCGCACTGCGGAACCGGACATCCTGTATCAAAATACCGGAGATGGCAGTTTTGCCGATCGATCCTCGGATGCGGGAATCACCAAACCGGCAGCCGGAAAAGGACTCGCCGTTCAGATAGTCGATCTGGATGGCGATGGTCTGCTCGATATTTTTGTCGCCAACGATATGACCGATAATTTCTTTTTTCGAAATCAAGGTGACTTCAAATTTGAGGAAGAAGCGTTGGTCCAGGGTGTCGCTGTGGGGGATAACGGCATGCCGCAATCATCGATGGGAATCGCCTGTGCTGACTACAACCGAAATGGGCGTTTCGACCTGTTTGTCACCAACTTCGAGAATTCCCCCAATGATTTTTACGAGCAGATTGATTCCGGTATTTTCCTGACCAGCAATACACGCCTGGGGCTGGATACGAATTCCCGTCCCAAACTCGCATTTGGAACAATTGCCGCTGATTTCAATCTCGACCAGTGGCCTGATCTGTTCATTGCCAACGGCCACATCTGGGATCTGAATGATGGTCAGACAGAGCATGAATACGAAATGACTCAACAGATATATCTGAATCAACAGGGGCGGCGATTTGTGGATGTCTCCCAGGAATCAGGCTCCTATTTTCAGGAACAGGTTCTGGGACGCGCTGTCGCTTCTGCAGACCTGGACAATGATGGAGATACGGATCTGGTGTGCTTACCGGAGCTGAAACCAGCCACTCTCTTACAGAATGACAGCCCCCGCACTGGAAACAGCGTACGCATCAAACTCATTGGAACCAGTTCAGCGAGAGAGCCTCTCGGGGTGACACTCAACGCGACTGTTGATGGTGTCGAACAGATCTTCTGTGTGCCAGCAGGGGGGAGCTTTCAATCCTCCAGCGACTCAAGGGTCATCATTCCCACGGGAGACGCCAAACAGATTGAAAGCGTCACCATCGTCTGGCCCGATGGGAAGTCGGAACACTGGAAACAGATACCAGTTGAGCCACAGGTCACCCTGATTCAGGGTATTCACTAA
- a CDS encoding PSD1 and planctomycete cytochrome C domain-containing protein translates to MSERFTIRSTRANWIALAIIFCFSSNLWTEALCAETKISFAKDIRPIFKTHCLKCHSGAEPGSSFSLTTRHTTLAGGNYGKAVIPQQPARSLLFQMISGTHPDKIVMPPEGERLSAREIALIRDWIQQGATWPEKIVLDSETAPSTQKSHWAFQPISNPKLPSVRKSDWCRNEIDYFILHRLDQEQMTPSVEANKTTLIRRVTLDLTGLPPSPEEVTAFLKDKRPDAYERLVDRLLQSPHFGEKWARPWLDLCHYADSDGYLTDAVRPHAWRFRDWVVQSLNQNKSFDQFTIEQIAGDLLPESSTEAHAGTGFLRQTLSNREGGADLEEFRVNKVVDRTKLVGTIWLGLTLDCCRCHNHKYDPISQKEFYQLYAFFNSAYEVNIDAPLKQDQDLVAQQATYQQKRQALIDPIREPLEHLQREWEQKMLHASEHPAEDHHWARAWEVMGLVWGVKSGEGQQEGLEILKLDPSERSQRQRDDLLDYFLARGHLVDSVRFKELKLGELARNLTALRNEFPAVSRAPAMREMQTSNQAFVHLRGSHLSPGIPVAPGTPRSLPTFQPSGKPDRLDLARWLVSDSNPLTARVTVNRVWQEYFGQGIVISSDDFGTQGDRPSHPRLLDRLARRFQKSGWDVKALHRLIVTSATYRQSSKTRPDMQEKDPANRLLSHQANLRLSAELVRDQALAVSGLLTRELGGPCVRPPQPDSVVMEAFGSNTWDVSTGNDRYRRGLYTLILRTSPYAQSVIFDAPNPSQTCTRRDRSNTPLQALTLLNDPVFYEAAQHLGRRVTRESSGDLDQQMSYAFRLCLAREPLEMERERLKELCRKQIAQQPADRTPAEKQDVAWTLVASVLLNLHEFITRD, encoded by the coding sequence ATGAGTGAGAGATTTACGATCCGGTCGACTCGAGCGAACTGGATCGCTCTGGCTATTATCTTCTGCTTTTCCAGCAATCTCTGGACAGAGGCTCTGTGCGCGGAAACGAAAATATCATTTGCGAAGGATATCCGGCCAATCTTCAAAACCCATTGCCTGAAGTGCCATTCAGGAGCTGAGCCGGGGAGCAGCTTTTCACTCACAACCAGGCACACTACTCTGGCTGGCGGGAATTATGGGAAAGCCGTTATTCCCCAGCAGCCGGCCCGCAGCCTGTTGTTTCAGATGATCTCGGGGACTCATCCTGACAAGATAGTGATGCCTCCCGAAGGAGAGCGGTTATCGGCACGCGAGATAGCTTTAATTCGGGATTGGATCCAGCAGGGAGCAACCTGGCCTGAAAAGATTGTCTTAGACAGTGAAACAGCACCGAGCACCCAGAAGTCGCACTGGGCTTTTCAGCCGATTTCTAATCCAAAACTGCCATCTGTCAGAAAGAGTGACTGGTGTCGAAATGAAATCGATTATTTCATCCTGCATCGACTGGATCAGGAACAGATGACTCCCTCAGTAGAGGCAAACAAAACGACGCTCATCCGTCGTGTTACATTAGATCTCACCGGGCTGCCTCCCTCGCCAGAAGAGGTAACGGCTTTTTTGAAGGATAAGCGGCCAGATGCCTACGAGCGACTTGTGGATCGTCTCCTGCAGTCACCGCACTTCGGTGAGAAATGGGCTCGGCCCTGGCTCGACTTGTGTCATTACGCTGACAGTGATGGATATCTGACCGATGCCGTCCGACCGCATGCCTGGCGGTTTCGCGACTGGGTAGTCCAATCACTCAACCAGAACAAATCTTTCGATCAATTTACGATTGAGCAAATTGCCGGCGATCTGTTGCCCGAGAGTTCGACTGAAGCACACGCCGGCACCGGGTTCCTGCGCCAGACCTTGAGTAACCGTGAGGGAGGCGCCGACCTGGAAGAGTTTCGGGTCAATAAAGTAGTCGATCGTACTAAACTGGTGGGAACGATCTGGCTGGGGCTCACGCTGGACTGCTGCCGCTGCCATAACCACAAGTACGATCCGATCAGCCAGAAAGAGTTCTATCAGCTCTACGCCTTTTTTAATTCAGCCTATGAAGTCAACATTGATGCTCCCTTGAAACAGGATCAGGATCTGGTCGCGCAACAGGCGACTTATCAGCAGAAACGACAGGCACTCATCGATCCCATTCGCGAACCGCTCGAACATTTGCAGCGAGAGTGGGAGCAGAAAATGCTACATGCCTCAGAGCACCCTGCGGAAGATCATCACTGGGCCCGGGCCTGGGAAGTGATGGGTCTGGTGTGGGGCGTCAAATCCGGGGAGGGGCAACAGGAAGGCCTGGAGATCCTTAAGCTGGATCCCTCAGAGCGTTCACAGAGGCAGCGTGACGATCTGCTGGATTACTTTCTGGCTCGCGGCCATCTGGTAGACAGTGTCCGTTTTAAAGAACTCAAACTGGGTGAACTTGCTCGAAACCTGACTGCTTTACGAAACGAGTTTCCGGCGGTTTCGCGTGCTCCCGCGATGCGTGAGATGCAGACGTCGAATCAGGCGTTTGTGCATCTACGCGGTTCCCATCTTTCTCCCGGAATCCCTGTGGCACCAGGGACGCCCCGTTCCTTACCGACCTTCCAGCCCTCAGGGAAGCCGGATCGACTTGATCTGGCTCGCTGGCTGGTTTCCGACTCAAATCCGCTGACAGCCCGGGTGACTGTGAACCGTGTCTGGCAGGAATATTTCGGCCAGGGAATTGTGATATCGTCAGATGACTTCGGTACCCAGGGGGATCGTCCTTCACATCCACGACTGTTGGACCGGCTGGCACGGCGATTCCAGAAGAGTGGCTGGGATGTCAAAGCCCTGCATCGCCTGATCGTGACTTCTGCGACGTACAGACAGTCATCAAAGACACGACCGGACATGCAGGAAAAAGATCCCGCGAATCGACTTCTGAGCCATCAGGCGAATCTGAGGCTCTCTGCCGAACTCGTGCGCGATCAGGCACTCGCGGTCAGTGGTTTGCTGACTCGAGAGCTGGGTGGCCCCTGTGTGCGGCCTCCCCAGCCGGACAGCGTCGTGATGGAAGCCTTTGGTTCCAATACCTGGGATGTCAGTACGGGGAACGATCGCTATCGCAGAGGGCTTTATACGTTGATTCTCAGGACTTCGCCTTATGCTCAGTCAGTGATCTTCGATGCTCCGAATCCGAGTCAGACCTGCACCAGACGCGATCGGTCTAATACACCGCTGCAGGCTTTAACTCTGTTGAACGATCCTGTCTTTTACGAAGCAGCACAACATCTGGGACGACGTGTTACCCGGGAGAGTTCGGGGGAC
- a CDS encoding carboxypeptidase regulatory-like domain-containing protein has translation MLQRISLCLAVCSLLVGLSGCGGGTEEKPLPNTVPVTGAVTMKGKPLVSATVTFVPQGETKGVECVGFTDEAGKYQLKQIRGGEGAPPGSYKVVINHFVKGDGSPIKIDGSEPPANLGAVESLPIQYSSFLDSKLTAQVSDAGGEFNFDLK, from the coding sequence ATGTTACAACGTATCAGCTTATGTCTGGCAGTCTGCAGTCTCCTGGTGGGACTGTCGGGCTGCGGCGGCGGTACTGAAGAAAAGCCGCTACCGAACACTGTGCCTGTAACAGGTGCAGTAACTATGAAGGGCAAACCACTGGTCTCAGCGACGGTTACTTTCGTCCCGCAGGGAGAGACCAAAGGAGTGGAATGCGTTGGCTTTACTGATGAAGCCGGTAAGTACCAGCTAAAACAAATCCGAGGTGGCGAAGGAGCTCCTCCGGGTAGCTATAAAGTGGTGATCAATCACTTCGTAAAGGGAGATGGTTCTCCTATCAAGATTGATGGCTCTGAGCCCCCGGCGAACCTTGGTGCGGTTGAATCACTGCCGATCCAGTACAGCAGTTTTCTAGATTCAAAACTGACTGCTCAGGTGAGTGATGCAGGAGGCGAATTCAATTTTGATCTGAAATAG
- a CDS encoding DUF1559 domain-containing protein yields MYRFIKRKSGFTLIELLVVIAIIAILIALLLPAVQQAREAARRSQCKNNLKQLGLALHNYIDTTAGIIPRGVNHYNATSCCCETDNGNYAHTIHTMLLPYLDQTPLYNNINFYVDPQDAVNHEVRRTKVTVFICPSALVVDDANYAQHNYPTASANHGWGLCGRHGSSTTNGIFASRWGIVDDASGAVYDSQMRLQNVTDGTSNTITFSEFAKGLDYILPTSHKNNMGRSWYDAAVGWGNIGFSTRIDSTPNNPKATYSTTHNWGTVGSYHEGGVHCGFMDGAVRFISENIDGRQWQALCTPRGGEVVEVP; encoded by the coding sequence ATGTATCGTTTCATTAAACGAAAGAGTGGTTTCACTTTAATCGAATTGCTGGTGGTGATAGCCATCATTGCGATTCTGATTGCTCTGTTACTCCCCGCGGTCCAACAGGCACGAGAAGCTGCGCGTCGCAGTCAATGCAAGAATAACCTCAAACAACTCGGCCTCGCATTACACAACTACATTGATACAACTGCTGGAATCATTCCACGTGGCGTGAATCATTACAACGCAACGTCCTGTTGTTGTGAAACAGATAACGGGAACTATGCTCACACGATTCACACAATGTTGTTGCCTTATCTGGACCAGACGCCGCTTTACAACAACATTAATTTTTATGTCGATCCTCAGGACGCAGTCAATCATGAGGTCCGGCGAACCAAGGTAACTGTCTTTATCTGCCCCAGTGCCCTGGTTGTAGACGATGCGAATTACGCTCAGCATAACTATCCGACGGCCAGTGCCAATCATGGTTGGGGCTTATGCGGACGCCATGGCTCTTCAACAACGAATGGAATTTTTGCTTCGCGTTGGGGGATTGTCGATGACGCCTCCGGAGCTGTCTATGATTCACAAATGCGATTGCAGAATGTGACCGACGGCACCAGTAATACGATTACGTTCTCTGAGTTTGCCAAAGGGCTGGATTACATCCTGCCGACATCACACAAAAATAATATGGGACGCAGCTGGTATGATGCCGCTGTAGGCTGGGGAAACATTGGTTTCTCAACACGCATTGACTCCACTCCTAATAATCCGAAAGCAACTTATAGCACAACCCATAACTGGGGCACTGTAGGGAGCTATCATGAAGGTGGTGTGCACTGTGGGTTTATGGACGGGGCAGTTCGTTTCATCAGCGAAAATATCGATGGGAGACAGTGGCAGGCATTATGCACGCCCCGTGGTGGTGAGGTGGTTGAAGTCCCCTGA
- a CDS encoding DUF1559 domain-containing protein, with protein MSKMQRPKRGFTLIELLVVIAIIAILIALLLPAVQQAREAARRSQCKNNLKQLGLALHNYHETFSVLPPAHIGRCTTPRLMATGLTMLLPYLDQAPLYNMYNSSGSATAHSSISTGGGALSAGDDPVTNGNAAVVKTLVTVFLCPSDDGTYFIPSATSSYGISATNTGTGGAKTNYDFITITPYNSCENWTLTAPTSRCMFGDNSKCRLDDVKDGTSNTLMMGETTRTVYNGGTNAWGYRGHVMVGLNLVSYPINRFYYSSASPPEQPRGKLGSWAYAGSLHTGGAHFLLADGSVHFLSENIDTTTRQNLARMSDGKVIGEW; from the coding sequence ATGTCTAAGATGCAAAGGCCAAAACGGGGTTTTACCTTGATCGAATTGCTGGTGGTGATCGCCATTATCGCAATTTTGATTGCCCTTTTGTTACCTGCTGTACAGCAGGCCCGTGAGGCAGCCAGAAGATCCCAGTGTAAAAACAACTTGAAGCAGCTTGGACTGGCACTCCACAACTACCATGAAACATTTTCAGTTCTGCCACCAGCTCACATCGGACGTTGCACGACTCCCCGGCTCATGGCTACCGGTCTGACCATGTTGCTGCCTTATCTCGATCAGGCTCCTTTGTACAACATGTATAACTCCAGCGGTAGTGCCACAGCACACTCCAGTATTTCTACTGGTGGGGGTGCACTTTCCGCAGGAGATGATCCTGTGACCAACGGGAATGCTGCTGTGGTCAAAACACTGGTCACCGTCTTCCTGTGCCCATCCGATGACGGGACTTACTTCATTCCTTCCGCCACTAGCAGCTACGGTATTTCGGCTACGAATACGGGAACAGGGGGCGCTAAGACCAACTACGATTTCATTACAATCACCCCTTACAACTCCTGTGAAAACTGGACTCTGACCGCACCAACCAGTCGCTGCATGTTTGGCGACAACAGCAAGTGCCGGCTGGATGACGTCAAAGACGGAACAAGTAACACCCTGATGATGGGCGAAACCACCCGCACTGTATACAACGGCGGAACCAACGCCTGGGGGTATCGTGGACACGTGATGGTCGGTCTGAATCTGGTTTCTTACCCGATCAACCGCTTCTATTATTCATCCGCCTCACCTCCGGAACAGCCGCGTGGAAAACTGGGGAGCTGGGCATACGCCGGAAGTCTGCACACCGGTGGTGCTCACTTCCTGCTGGCAGATGGCTCGGTTCACTTTCTCAGTGAGAACATCGACACCACTACCCGTCAGAATCTGGCACGTATGTCTGATGGCAAAGTCATCGGAGAATGGTAA
- a CDS encoding tetratricopeptide repeat protein, with amino-acid sequence MRKRLIILIAIFCLVFLIWIVAPKSSQIDPAQADEIIQTAEHLLADQQQPEAIDMLLNLLEVAPDNQKATFLLGHCYYQQKNYEQAANQFGSILPESEYYQPALMNSAKAYLKTARMEQAERALKQFLHNAPASPSVITELQWLYFNQFRVREAKRLLSEALPLCQNPYPLLYHLLQIEYFPPIAQESISLLKRINDAEPGQASIVLALGYCYWKLGQTDRARELIDQSLTINPTRLETILTAADFYLETGDLRKSQKLLQPPKAYPDELQKQLQHDDRWHFLKSRLHFQNDELPQALEEIQLALKLNPNEIKYLQHSGTLYQASGEYESAQKQFQQTKKMARSYQELYKFVASGALDKPTREDCQRIASHLETLEKKQQARLWKNIAASM; translated from the coding sequence TTGCGGAAACGACTTATAATACTGATCGCTATCTTTTGCCTGGTCTTTTTGATCTGGATAGTCGCCCCGAAAAGTTCACAGATAGATCCAGCTCAGGCAGATGAAATTATTCAGACTGCAGAGCATCTGCTCGCTGACCAACAGCAGCCGGAAGCCATAGATATGCTTTTAAATCTGCTGGAGGTCGCTCCAGATAATCAAAAAGCCACATTTCTACTGGGCCATTGTTACTATCAGCAGAAAAACTATGAGCAGGCAGCCAACCAGTTTGGAAGTATTTTACCAGAGTCTGAGTATTATCAGCCTGCCTTGATGAATTCTGCAAAAGCGTATCTGAAAACGGCCAGAATGGAGCAAGCAGAGCGAGCACTCAAACAGTTCTTGCATAACGCACCTGCATCCCCATCAGTAATCACGGAATTACAATGGCTTTATTTTAACCAGTTCAGAGTGAGAGAAGCGAAAAGGCTATTGAGTGAAGCATTGCCGCTCTGCCAAAATCCGTATCCTTTACTTTACCATTTATTACAAATCGAATATTTTCCTCCCATCGCTCAAGAATCGATCAGCCTTCTGAAACGCATTAATGATGCAGAACCGGGCCAGGCTTCAATCGTACTGGCGCTGGGTTATTGCTACTGGAAACTTGGTCAGACAGATCGAGCCCGTGAGTTAATCGACCAGTCGCTAACCATCAATCCGACAAGACTGGAAACGATTCTCACCGCAGCTGACTTTTATCTGGAGACCGGGGATCTGAGAAAAAGTCAAAAACTGCTCCAACCCCCAAAAGCCTATCCTGATGAACTCCAGAAGCAATTACAGCACGACGATCGCTGGCACTTTCTGAAAAGTCGGCTCCACTTTCAAAACGATGAGCTACCGCAGGCACTGGAAGAAATTCAGCTGGCACTCAAGCTCAATCCAAATGAGATCAAATACCTGCAACATTCCGGCACGCTGTATCAAGCTTCCGGAGAATATGAGTCAGCTCAAAAACAGTTTCAACAGACTAAAAAAATGGCACGGAGCTATCAGGAGTTATACAAGTTTGTTGCCAGTGGAGCCTTGGACAAGCCTACCAGGGAAGATTGCCAGCGGATCGCCTCTCATCTGGAGACCCTGGAAAAAAAACAACAAGCCAGGTTATGGAAAAATATTGCTGCTTCGATGTGA